From a single Vitis vinifera cultivar Pinot Noir 40024 chromosome 18, ASM3070453v1 genomic region:
- the LOC104882685 gene encoding uncharacterized protein LOC104882685 has product MEDHFLPNSIAEEQFLHNHEECIKARSMNMSKDYFLKTIGLHNDFPMQLPSCYVLPASSRKPKVQPGSPRKLELEEIAELMIEDQSPLCLKIEVPSEYKSSSCSPKSPKSSNLNAGPNYFVGLL; this is encoded by the exons ATGGAGGATCATTTTCTTCCCAATTCCATTGCTGAGGAACAGTTTCTCCACAATCATGAGGAGTGCATCAAAGCACGGAGTATGAACATGAGCAAGGATTATTTTCTCAAGACTATTGGACTACACAATG ATTTTCCCATGCAATTACCATCTTGTTATGTGCTTCCAGCATCATCAAGAAAGCCAAAG GTTCAGCCCGGAAGTCCAAGAAAGCTTGAATTGGAAGAAATAGCTGAGCTGATGATTGAAGACCAATCTCCTCTATGTTTGAAAATAGAGGTGCCCAGTGAATATAAATCATCTTCTTGTTCTCCCAAGAGTCCTAAGTCATCAAATCTGAATGCGGGTCCCAACTACTTTGTTGGTTTGTTGTAG
- the LOC104882686 gene encoding uncharacterized protein LOC104882686 isoform X1, with protein sequence MATQTGILNRDQNLKFHFDGKEANVYKVQKKQGIAGRKALGDLTNSGKPSPIKASKRHDSKIFTSVGEEIDAFRSKDTIRGKKSISKAQEKVQTSGRRKPLSDVSNTKNQKNVKLTSVMKEYFLPNSIAEEQFLHDHEECIKAQNMNMMSKDYFLETIGLHKDFSMQLPSCHVPPVSSRKPKVQPGSPRKLELEEIAELMIEDKSPLCLKRVPSEYQSSSSPPKTPKSPNLNVAPDYFLGLLQMDPNFTMIKTPVLPKH encoded by the exons ATGGCAACTCAGACTGGTATCTTGAATCGAGATCAGAATTTGAAGTTTCACTTTGATG GGAAAGAAGCCAATGTCTACAAGGTGCAGAAGAAACAAGGCATTGCTGGAAGAAAAGCTCTTGGTGATTTGACAAACTCAGGGAAGCCTTCTCCAATTAAGGCATCAAAGAGGCATGACTCAAAGATTTTCACTTCTGTTGGGGAAGAGATTGATGCTTTTAGGTCCAAAGACACTATTCGTGGCAAGAAAAGTATCTCCAAGGCTCAGGAGAAAGTGCAGACTAGTGGAAGGAGGAAACCCCTTTCCGATGTTTCGAACACAAAGAATCAGAAAAATGTAAAGCTGACTTCTGTAATGAAGGAATATTTTCTTCCCAATTCCATTGCTGAGGAACAGTTTCTGCACGATCATGAGGAGTGCATCAAAGCACAGAATATGAACATGATGAGCAAGGATTATTTTCTCGAGACTATTGGACTACACAAAG ATTTTTCCATGCAATTACCATCTTGTCATGTGCCTCCAGTATCATCAAGAAAGCCAAAG GTTCAGCCTGGAAGTCCAAGAAAGCTTGAATTGGAAGAAATAGCTGAGCTGATGATTGAAGATAAGTCTCCTCTATGTTTGAAAAGGGTTCCCAGTGAATATCAATCATCTTCTTCCCCTCCCAAGACTCCCAAGTCACCAAATCTGAATGTGGCTCCCGACTACTTTCTTGGTTTGTTGCAGATGGATCCCAATTTTACAATGATTAAGACACCAGTTTTGCCAAAACATTGA
- the LOC104882686 gene encoding uncharacterized protein LOC104882686 isoform X2 — MATQTGILNRDQNLKFHFDGKEANVYKVQKKQGIAGRKALGDLTNSGKPSPIKASKRHDSKIFTSVGEEIDAFRSKDTIRGKKSISKAQEKVQTSGRRKPLSDVSNTKNQKNVKLTSVMKEYFLPNSIAEEQFLHDHEECIKAQNMNMMSKDYFLETIGLHKDFSMQLPSCHVPPVSSRKPKPGSPRKLELEEIAELMIEDKSPLCLKRVPSEYQSSSSPPKTPKSPNLNVAPDYFLGLLQMDPNFTMIKTPVLPKH, encoded by the exons ATGGCAACTCAGACTGGTATCTTGAATCGAGATCAGAATTTGAAGTTTCACTTTGATG GGAAAGAAGCCAATGTCTACAAGGTGCAGAAGAAACAAGGCATTGCTGGAAGAAAAGCTCTTGGTGATTTGACAAACTCAGGGAAGCCTTCTCCAATTAAGGCATCAAAGAGGCATGACTCAAAGATTTTCACTTCTGTTGGGGAAGAGATTGATGCTTTTAGGTCCAAAGACACTATTCGTGGCAAGAAAAGTATCTCCAAGGCTCAGGAGAAAGTGCAGACTAGTGGAAGGAGGAAACCCCTTTCCGATGTTTCGAACACAAAGAATCAGAAAAATGTAAAGCTGACTTCTGTAATGAAGGAATATTTTCTTCCCAATTCCATTGCTGAGGAACAGTTTCTGCACGATCATGAGGAGTGCATCAAAGCACAGAATATGAACATGATGAGCAAGGATTATTTTCTCGAGACTATTGGACTACACAAAG ATTTTTCCATGCAATTACCATCTTGTCATGTGCCTCCAGTATCATCAAGAAAGCCAAAG CCTGGAAGTCCAAGAAAGCTTGAATTGGAAGAAATAGCTGAGCTGATGATTGAAGATAAGTCTCCTCTATGTTTGAAAAGGGTTCCCAGTGAATATCAATCATCTTCTTCCCCTCCCAAGACTCCCAAGTCACCAAATCTGAATGTGGCTCCCGACTACTTTCTTGGTTTGTTGCAGATGGATCCCAATTTTACAATGATTAAGACACCAGTTTTGCCAAAACATTGA